The Malus sylvestris chromosome 3, drMalSylv7.2, whole genome shotgun sequence genomic sequence TGTTATGATAAAGGAAAATTGGCACATTTTAAACTCCAGATTATTCATGACCAAATTGAAAGTCAAAACTTGAAGAAGGTAAGCTTAAGAGTTTTTTACTCTATCgctaaaaagaaaattgttatagacactccaaaaatctaattTTGCATTCTAAACTTTTCtataatcagaaaaaaaaaaatacatttgtgaagaatgtaaaatgtggtttttggAATGCTGATAACAGTTCCcgctaaaaatattttttataaacaTAAGATCGCCGTCACTACAACTACGAGTTTCTTGTATCATTTTCAATGTGTGAGTGGAAATTCTTAAATTCGATTCACAAAATACTTAGTGTAAATCTCACATCACcgattattatttaaaaaaataaagagaaaagtGTGAGAGAATGGAAGGAAAGGGAAGAAGATTTGAAGTGCAAAGAATCCTACTCCTAACAAAATGAGATGGTCACAATGGGCCTGGGCCTGCGTTTTATAACCCAATCTAAGGCACAGAAAGCAACGAGgcataatctctctctctctctctctctctctctctctctcagagtcAGAGTCGCCGTCGTGCCGAGTAATTGTTGATCAAAAGATATGGCGGGACGGGAACATCCTCGACAGCTCGTCCGGCTGACACCACTATCGGTCAATACCACGGCGCTGGAGGACCGTATCGCCCTCCAGAACCGTGAGATCCAGTCCCTCCTCGTCGACAATCAACGGCTGGCAGCCGCCCACGTCGCGCTCAAGCAGGACCTCGCCGCGGCCCAGCACGACCTACGCCATCTATCCGTCGTCGCCGGCAAAGCCAAATCTGAGAGGGACGCCGAGGTGCGCGAGGTCTACGAGAGGGCATTGAAGCTGGACGCCGAGGTTCGCGCCATCGACTCCATGGGCGCAGACCTGGCTCGGACCCGAGCCGATATACAGGAGCTCGGCTCGTCCCGGCAGGAGCTTGCAGAGGAGTTGAACACGATCGAAGGCGAGCTTGTGAGGACTCAGTCCGAGGCGAGGAAAGTGGTGGACATTAAAGCCGATATCGAGACCTTCAAGCAGGAGATTAAGAAGGGAAGGTAATTTTGAACTAACCTTTCATATGCATTGTGTTTGTGTGAATTGTAAAATTTGGGTATTGAATTTCAGATAGGGAAGTGTGTCGAAATTTCGAGGTTGATCTTTCGGTTTTAGGAGAGGATTTTGTGTGAATTGTGAAGTTTTGGATGTAAAGATTCAATCTTGTCTATGATTTGAATGCAAATATAGGGATGCAATTGACAATGAGAAGAAAACTAGAGCTAGCAACCTTGAGCACAGGCAGGGGATGGAGAAAACAATGGCGGCATTGGCTCGCGAAATGGATAAGCTTCATGGGGAGTTGGCCAATGCAGAGAAGAGAGCAAGGGCTGCAGTAGCTGCAGCTGCAGCAGCAAATCCAGGTCAATTCATTCGTGTTCGACTTGTCTCCCGTATTTAAGATACGATTTATTCTATGTTTCTCGGTTTGAATTCAGAAACCAAATGCAATGTAAGGAGCTTGATGAAATTTCTGGTTGTGTTTATGAAGGTCCTGGGTACCCTGCAGCCTATGGCAATGCTGAAATGTTATACGGGGGAAATGCGTATCCCGATCCCTATGCCGGCATGCATCAGGTATGTGTACGCCCTTGCCTTCTTGATGCTTTGGTGTTATGTTTGTTACTACTCCGTAGATTGAAACCATTGAAAAGATGTGCAAGAATTTGTTTGTGTCTGAGAAGTTATGGTGTCAGTACAAATAATAACGTGAGCATGAGAAGCGTTCTATCGTGATCAAAGATTGCAAACTTAAGCCCTCGTTTCTATCTTGAGACCTAATATGTGGTAGACGGGTAATTTAGAGTCATTAGAATTTGGAAGGTCCCTTGTTTCTGTGGAAATTCAGAGTTTCGATATGGAGCATTCGGAAGACAGCAACAATTCTGTCTTTGTACACAAATGTTACAATATATGTGCTTATATTGAATTTATATCAGATACTTTGCCAAACAACTTAGTTTCAGATTTTCTACTTATACCTTTTTCATCCGAATGAACCTCCTCTGGATTTCAGGCCGCAGGTGCTGCCGACGCTGCGAGTCCATATGGTTCTGCACCAATGCCACATGCTTCTTATGACAGGCAGCCACCGCAGGATATGAGATAAAGGTCTCCGGCAGGTAATTAAGCCGACTAGAAAAACAGCTCCGATGATTGTATGGGTTcagaaatttaaatataaatgaAAAGGTTTTGGCAGCCATTCGGACGAACAACATGGCAAAGATGTGATAAGCAGTTAAGCACAGCTGATTTAGTGCCTTGAGGCTTTTTTTGCTTCGTATTTTTCATGCTACCGCAAAGAAATTTCTCATTTACCACGTGGAAAATATTAGTACAATACACAGAAACGAGCGGTAAAGGAACACTCTGCACAGGGAAAAGGGCTACAGTTACTTGCATCGACAAAAGTTACAATCAATGTTGTTGCAAGAAGCTGCTACCGCTATCTACTTATCGGAACCTGCTTCAATTGTTTTCGGTAACTAACGGACTTGCTACTCGGTTTTCACCGTAATGGCAACGAGCGGGGCGTGGGAGGGTGGGATAATTTAGCTACCTAAACTTTGATTTGTTTGTCCGGCCGGCCGGccatgaaattgaaataccGTCTGAAATGGAACAAGAAGAATTTGTATCTTTGCTATTCAACATTACAAGTCATACAGAAACGGGCAGGTACGTACCCAACGTTTAGCACATCAATTTACAAACAAATAGCAAATCGTCACTTAAGACGATGCGAAAAAACAGAGAACACATCAAGGAAAAGAACGTTTCATTCAAATTTGCTATATGTTGGGGATGTAATACAACGATTTAAACTCGCACCGGAAAGTGATTTCTAGTCTACTCTCATCATTCCCAAACCCAAAACCTGAAAGAAAACCCTTTATCTTGCCACAAGGCAAATGCCAAGACTACAACTGTTGTTCAACATTTGAAGTTTCCAACCGCTGCCGGCTAACCGCCCAAGAAAGAAAGCCAGATGAAAGTAGGCACCCATCAGCAGACAGCAACACATGGGAGGTTATGACAATTGAAGGTAGGTGATACGCAGAGATTCTCGTCATCCACAAGTCCTTTGCGGTCACCACAAGGAAGACTTGCCCCACCCAGCAAGTAGCAGAACATTGAAGGCAATCGGCGGGGAAAATTTTAGGCACCATGCCCATTTTACCAAACAATGGGTCTTAAACCCTACATTGATGTGGTGAAGTAAAACTATCGCAAAGCGCAAGCCTCGATGTAGGAAAAGAGCCTCCACCAAACATGATAATAAATGTctaaacaaaataacaaaatccTACTTGGAAAC encodes the following:
- the LOC126615316 gene encoding protein FLC EXPRESSOR, whose translation is MAGREHPRQLVRLTPLSVNTTALEDRIALQNREIQSLLVDNQRLAAAHVALKQDLAAAQHDLRHLSVVAGKAKSERDAEVREVYERALKLDAEVRAIDSMGADLARTRADIQELGSSRQELAEELNTIEGELVRTQSEARKVVDIKADIETFKQEIKKGRDAIDNEKKTRASNLEHRQGMEKTMAALAREMDKLHGELANAEKRARAAVAAAAAANPGPGYPAAYGNAEMLYGGNAYPDPYAGMHQAAGAADAASPYGSAPMPHASYDRQPPQDMR